From Nilaparvata lugens isolate BPH chromosome 7, ASM1435652v1, whole genome shotgun sequence, one genomic window encodes:
- the LOC120352536 gene encoding gastrula zinc finger protein XlCGF17.1-like isoform X5 — protein MDESVKVEKQETAIDDSWIGATGTSSGTATQQQIKIEKEEDATRVCVIASYNVKDESSDSTSNQMAAVKQENVSSQEPAPGCSTAGSPTDDGSSQQYLIPGYNLIFIKEDACVEQEADGSSVKSETEMWPPNCITSGTANATEVGGLKAHSISPVEKCTEPSVAGKKTKLYSCADCSYETHRSHDLNRHMRKHTGGKPFSCEICDYKCAYSSHLKQHLTTHTGETPFSCNFCVYKCAHSSSLKRHLRTHTGETPFICEFCDYKCALSSSLKIHLRTHTGETPFSCNFCDYKCAQSSTLKQHLRTHTGETPFSCTFCDYKCARSSSLKLHLRTHTGETPFSCNFCDYK, from the exons gTTAAAGTTGAGAAACAGGAAACTGCTATTGATGACAGTTGGATTGGAGCGACTGGTACATCTAGTGGTACAGCTACTCAGCAG CAGATCAAaattgagaaggaagaagatgCAACTAGAGTGTGTGTAATTGCGTCTTATAATGTCAAAGATGAGTCATCGGATTCAACATCCAATCAG ATGGCGGCAGTTAAGCAGGAGAATGTTAGCAGCCAAGAACCAGCGCCAGGGTGCAGCACTGCAGGCTCTCCAACCGATGATGGTTCCAGCCAACAATATTTGATCCCTGGCTACAATCTAATATTCATCAAAGAGGATGCATGTG TTGAGCAAGAGGCAGATGGAAGTTCAGTGAAGAGTGAAACGGAGATGTGGCCTCCAAACTGCATCACATCAGGAACTGCCAATGCAACAGAAGTGGGTGGACTGAAGGCAC ATTCAATCTCTCCAGTGGAAAAGTGTACTGAGCCATCTGTGGCTGGCAAAAAGACCAAGCTCTACAGTTGTGCTGACTGCAGCTATGAAACACACCGTTCCCATGATTTGAATAGACACATGAGAAAACACACTGGGGGAAAGCCTTTCAGTTGTGAgatttgtgactataaatgtgcttaTTCAAGTCATTTAAAACAACATCTCacaacacatacaggagaaacacctttcagctgtaACTTTTGTGTCTATAAATGTGCTCATTCAAGTTCCTTAAAAAGACatctcagaacacatacaggggAAACACCTTTCATTTGCGAattttgtgactataaatgtgctctttcAAGTAGTTTAAAAATACatctcagaacacatacaggagaaacacctttcagctgcaacttttgtgactataaatgtgctcaatcaaGTACTTTAAAACAACatctcagaacacatacaggagaaacacctttcagctgcactttttgtgactataaatgtgctcgttcAAGTAGTTTGAAACTACatctcagaacacatacaggagaaacacctttcagctgcaacttttgtgactataaatga
- the LOC120352536 gene encoding gastrula zinc finger protein XlCGF57.1-like isoform X2 → MDESVKVEKQETAIDDSWIGATGTSSGTATQQIKIEKEEDATRVCVIASYNVKDESSDSTSNQMAAVKQENVSSQEPAPGCSTAGSPTDDGSSQQYLIPGYNLIFIKEDACVEQEADGSSVKSETEMWPPNCITSGTANATEVGGLKAHSISPVEKCTEPSMAGKKTKLYSCADCSYETHRSYDLNRHMRKHSKGKPFSCEICDYKSAYSSHLKQHLTTHTGETPFSCNFCVYKCAHSSSLKRHLRTHTGETPFSCNFCDYKCALSSSLKLHLRTHTGETPFSCNFCDYKCAQSSTLKQHLRTHTGETPFSCTFCDYKCARSSSLKIHLMTHTGETPFICEFCDYKCTKSSNLKSHLRTHTGETPFSCNFCDYKCARSSSLKRHLRTHTGETLLSCDFCDYRCGDSSSLKRHLRTHTGEAPISCNFCDYKCTQSSNLKRHLRTHTGETPFICEFCDYKCARSSSLKIHLRTHTGETPFRCNFCDYKCTHSSNLKRHLKKHT, encoded by the exons gTTAAAGTTGAGAAACAGGAAACTGCTATTGATGACAGTTGGATTGGAGCGACTGGTACATCTAGTGGTACAGCTACTCAGCAG ATCAAaattgagaaggaagaagatgCAACTAGAGTGTGTGTAATTGCGTCTTATAATGTCAAAGATGAGTCATCGGATTCAACATCCAATCAG ATGGCGGCAGTTAAGCAGGAGAATGTTAGCAGCCAAGAACCAGCGCCAGGGTGCAGCACTGCAGGCTCTCCAACCGATGATGGTTCCAGCCAACAATATTTGATCCCTGGCTACAATCTAATATTCATCAAAGAGGATGCATGTG TTGAGCAAGAGGCAGATGGAAGTTCAGTGAAGAGTGAAACGGAGATGTGGCCTCCAAACTGCATCACATCAGGAACTGCCAATGCAACAGAAGTGGGTGGACTGAAGGCACATTCAATCTCTCCAGTGGAAAAGTGTACTGAGCCATCTATGGCTGGCAAAAAGACCAAGCTCTACAGTTGTGCTGACTGCAGCTATGAAACACACCGTTCCTATGATTTGAATAGACACATGAGAAAACACTCTAAGGGAAAGCCTTTCAGTTGTGAGATTTGTGACTATAAAAGTGCTTATTCAAGTCATTTAAAACAACATCTCacaacacatacaggagaaacacctttcagctgtaACTTTTGTGTCTATAAATGTGCTCATTCAAGTTCCTTAAAAAGACatctcagaacacatacaggggaaacacctttcagctgcaacttttgtgactataaatgtgctctttcAAGTAGTTTGAAACTACatctcagaacacatacaggagaaacacctttcagctgcaacttttgtgactataaatgtgctcaatcaaGTACTTTAAAACAACatctcagaacacatacaggagaaacacctttcagctgcactttttgtgactataaatgtgctcgttcAAGTAGTTTGAAAATACATCTCAtgacacatacaggagaaacacctttcatttgcgaattttgtgactataaatgtactaaatcaagtaatttgaaaagccatctcagaacacatacaggagaaacacctttcagctgcaacttttgtgactataaatgtgctcgttcAAGTTCCTTAAAAAGACatctcagaacacatacaggagaaacacttCTCAGTTGCGACTTTTGTGACTATAGATGTGGTGACTCAAGTTCCTTAAAAAGACatctcagaacacatacaggagaagcACCTATCAGCTGCAActtttgtgactataaatgtactcaatcaagtaatttgaaaagacatctcagaacacatacaggagaaacacctttcatttgcgaattttgtgactataaatgtgctcgttcAAGTAGTTTAAAAATACatctcagaacacatacaggagaaacacctttccgCTGCAActtttgtgactataaatgtactCATTCCAGTAATTTGAAAAGacatctcaaaaaacatacaTGA
- the LOC120352536 gene encoding gastrula zinc finger protein XlCGF57.1-like isoform X1 yields the protein MDESVKVEKQETAIDDSWIGATGTSSGTATQQQIKIEKEEDATRVCVIASYNVKDESSDSTSNQMAAVKQENVSSQEPAPGCSTAGSPTDDGSSQQYLIPGYNLIFIKEDACVEQEADGSSVKSETEMWPPNCITSGTANATEVGGLKAHSISPVEKCTEPSMAGKKTKLYSCADCSYETHRSYDLNRHMRKHSKGKPFSCEICDYKSAYSSHLKQHLTTHTGETPFSCNFCVYKCAHSSSLKRHLRTHTGETPFSCNFCDYKCALSSSLKLHLRTHTGETPFSCNFCDYKCAQSSTLKQHLRTHTGETPFSCTFCDYKCARSSSLKIHLMTHTGETPFICEFCDYKCTKSSNLKSHLRTHTGETPFSCNFCDYKCARSSSLKRHLRTHTGETLLSCDFCDYRCGDSSSLKRHLRTHTGEAPISCNFCDYKCTQSSNLKRHLRTHTGETPFICEFCDYKCARSSSLKIHLRTHTGETPFRCNFCDYKCTHSSNLKRHLKKHT from the exons gTTAAAGTTGAGAAACAGGAAACTGCTATTGATGACAGTTGGATTGGAGCGACTGGTACATCTAGTGGTACAGCTACTCAGCAG CAGATCAAaattgagaaggaagaagatgCAACTAGAGTGTGTGTAATTGCGTCTTATAATGTCAAAGATGAGTCATCGGATTCAACATCCAATCAG ATGGCGGCAGTTAAGCAGGAGAATGTTAGCAGCCAAGAACCAGCGCCAGGGTGCAGCACTGCAGGCTCTCCAACCGATGATGGTTCCAGCCAACAATATTTGATCCCTGGCTACAATCTAATATTCATCAAAGAGGATGCATGTG TTGAGCAAGAGGCAGATGGAAGTTCAGTGAAGAGTGAAACGGAGATGTGGCCTCCAAACTGCATCACATCAGGAACTGCCAATGCAACAGAAGTGGGTGGACTGAAGGCACATTCAATCTCTCCAGTGGAAAAGTGTACTGAGCCATCTATGGCTGGCAAAAAGACCAAGCTCTACAGTTGTGCTGACTGCAGCTATGAAACACACCGTTCCTATGATTTGAATAGACACATGAGAAAACACTCTAAGGGAAAGCCTTTCAGTTGTGAGATTTGTGACTATAAAAGTGCTTATTCAAGTCATTTAAAACAACATCTCacaacacatacaggagaaacacctttcagctgtaACTTTTGTGTCTATAAATGTGCTCATTCAAGTTCCTTAAAAAGACatctcagaacacatacaggggaaacacctttcagctgcaacttttgtgactataaatgtgctctttcAAGTAGTTTGAAACTACatctcagaacacatacaggagaaacacctttcagctgcaacttttgtgactataaatgtgctcaatcaaGTACTTTAAAACAACatctcagaacacatacaggagaaacacctttcagctgcactttttgtgactataaatgtgctcgttcAAGTAGTTTGAAAATACATCTCAtgacacatacaggagaaacacctttcatttgcgaattttgtgactataaatgtactaaatcaagtaatttgaaaagccatctcagaacacatacaggagaaacacctttcagctgcaacttttgtgactataaatgtgctcgttcAAGTTCCTTAAAAAGACatctcagaacacatacaggagaaacacttCTCAGTTGCGACTTTTGTGACTATAGATGTGGTGACTCAAGTTCCTTAAAAAGACatctcagaacacatacaggagaagcACCTATCAGCTGCAActtttgtgactataaatgtactcaatcaagtaatttgaaaagacatctcagaacacatacaggagaaacacctttcatttgcgaattttgtgactataaatgtgctcgttcAAGTAGTTTAAAAATACatctcagaacacatacaggagaaacacctttccgCTGCAActtttgtgactataaatgtactCATTCCAGTAATTTGAAAAGacatctcaaaaaacatacaTGA
- the LOC120352536 gene encoding gastrula zinc finger protein XlCGF57.1-like isoform X3 encodes MDESQIKIEKEEDATRVCVIASYNVKDESSDSTSNQMAAVKQENVSSQEPAPGCSTAGSPTDDGSSQQYLIPGYNLIFIKEDACVEQEADGSSVKSETEMWPPNCITSGTANATEVGGLKAHSISPVEKCTEPSMAGKKTKLYSCADCSYETHRSYDLNRHMRKHSKGKPFSCEICDYKSAYSSHLKQHLTTHTGETPFSCNFCVYKCAHSSSLKRHLRTHTGETPFSCNFCDYKCALSSSLKLHLRTHTGETPFSCNFCDYKCAQSSTLKQHLRTHTGETPFSCTFCDYKCARSSSLKIHLMTHTGETPFICEFCDYKCTKSSNLKSHLRTHTGETPFSCNFCDYKCARSSSLKRHLRTHTGETLLSCDFCDYRCGDSSSLKRHLRTHTGEAPISCNFCDYKCTQSSNLKRHLRTHTGETPFICEFCDYKCARSSSLKIHLRTHTGETPFRCNFCDYKCTHSSNLKRHLKKHT; translated from the exons CAGATCAAaattgagaaggaagaagatgCAACTAGAGTGTGTGTAATTGCGTCTTATAATGTCAAAGATGAGTCATCGGATTCAACATCCAATCAG ATGGCGGCAGTTAAGCAGGAGAATGTTAGCAGCCAAGAACCAGCGCCAGGGTGCAGCACTGCAGGCTCTCCAACCGATGATGGTTCCAGCCAACAATATTTGATCCCTGGCTACAATCTAATATTCATCAAAGAGGATGCATGTG TTGAGCAAGAGGCAGATGGAAGTTCAGTGAAGAGTGAAACGGAGATGTGGCCTCCAAACTGCATCACATCAGGAACTGCCAATGCAACAGAAGTGGGTGGACTGAAGGCACATTCAATCTCTCCAGTGGAAAAGTGTACTGAGCCATCTATGGCTGGCAAAAAGACCAAGCTCTACAGTTGTGCTGACTGCAGCTATGAAACACACCGTTCCTATGATTTGAATAGACACATGAGAAAACACTCTAAGGGAAAGCCTTTCAGTTGTGAGATTTGTGACTATAAAAGTGCTTATTCAAGTCATTTAAAACAACATCTCacaacacatacaggagaaacacctttcagctgtaACTTTTGTGTCTATAAATGTGCTCATTCAAGTTCCTTAAAAAGACatctcagaacacatacaggggaaacacctttcagctgcaacttttgtgactataaatgtgctctttcAAGTAGTTTGAAACTACatctcagaacacatacaggagaaacacctttcagctgcaacttttgtgactataaatgtgctcaatcaaGTACTTTAAAACAACatctcagaacacatacaggagaaacacctttcagctgcactttttgtgactataaatgtgctcgttcAAGTAGTTTGAAAATACATCTCAtgacacatacaggagaaacacctttcatttgcgaattttgtgactataaatgtactaaatcaagtaatttgaaaagccatctcagaacacatacaggagaaacacctttcagctgcaacttttgtgactataaatgtgctcgttcAAGTTCCTTAAAAAGACatctcagaacacatacaggagaaacacttCTCAGTTGCGACTTTTGTGACTATAGATGTGGTGACTCAAGTTCCTTAAAAAGACatctcagaacacatacaggagaagcACCTATCAGCTGCAActtttgtgactataaatgtactcaatcaagtaatttgaaaagacatctcagaacacatacaggagaaacacctttcatttgcgaattttgtgactataaatgtgctcgttcAAGTAGTTTAAAAATACatctcagaacacatacaggagaaacacctttccgCTGCAActtttgtgactataaatgtactCATTCCAGTAATTTGAAAAGacatctcaaaaaacatacaTGA
- the LOC120352536 gene encoding gastrula zinc finger protein XlCGF57.1-like isoform X4: MDESVKVEKQETAIDDSWIGATGTSSGTATQQMAAVKQENVSSQEPAPGCSTAGSPTDDGSSQQYLIPGYNLIFIKEDACVEQEADGSSVKSETEMWPPNCITSGTANATEVGGLKAHSISPVEKCTEPSMAGKKTKLYSCADCSYETHRSYDLNRHMRKHSKGKPFSCEICDYKSAYSSHLKQHLTTHTGETPFSCNFCVYKCAHSSSLKRHLRTHTGETPFSCNFCDYKCALSSSLKLHLRTHTGETPFSCNFCDYKCAQSSTLKQHLRTHTGETPFSCTFCDYKCARSSSLKIHLMTHTGETPFICEFCDYKCTKSSNLKSHLRTHTGETPFSCNFCDYKCARSSSLKRHLRTHTGETLLSCDFCDYRCGDSSSLKRHLRTHTGEAPISCNFCDYKCTQSSNLKRHLRTHTGETPFICEFCDYKCARSSSLKIHLRTHTGETPFRCNFCDYKCTHSSNLKRHLKKHT, translated from the exons gTTAAAGTTGAGAAACAGGAAACTGCTATTGATGACAGTTGGATTGGAGCGACTGGTACATCTAGTGGTACAGCTACTCAGCAG ATGGCGGCAGTTAAGCAGGAGAATGTTAGCAGCCAAGAACCAGCGCCAGGGTGCAGCACTGCAGGCTCTCCAACCGATGATGGTTCCAGCCAACAATATTTGATCCCTGGCTACAATCTAATATTCATCAAAGAGGATGCATGTG TTGAGCAAGAGGCAGATGGAAGTTCAGTGAAGAGTGAAACGGAGATGTGGCCTCCAAACTGCATCACATCAGGAACTGCCAATGCAACAGAAGTGGGTGGACTGAAGGCACATTCAATCTCTCCAGTGGAAAAGTGTACTGAGCCATCTATGGCTGGCAAAAAGACCAAGCTCTACAGTTGTGCTGACTGCAGCTATGAAACACACCGTTCCTATGATTTGAATAGACACATGAGAAAACACTCTAAGGGAAAGCCTTTCAGTTGTGAGATTTGTGACTATAAAAGTGCTTATTCAAGTCATTTAAAACAACATCTCacaacacatacaggagaaacacctttcagctgtaACTTTTGTGTCTATAAATGTGCTCATTCAAGTTCCTTAAAAAGACatctcagaacacatacaggggaaacacctttcagctgcaacttttgtgactataaatgtgctctttcAAGTAGTTTGAAACTACatctcagaacacatacaggagaaacacctttcagctgcaacttttgtgactataaatgtgctcaatcaaGTACTTTAAAACAACatctcagaacacatacaggagaaacacctttcagctgcactttttgtgactataaatgtgctcgttcAAGTAGTTTGAAAATACATCTCAtgacacatacaggagaaacacctttcatttgcgaattttgtgactataaatgtactaaatcaagtaatttgaaaagccatctcagaacacatacaggagaaacacctttcagctgcaacttttgtgactataaatgtgctcgttcAAGTTCCTTAAAAAGACatctcagaacacatacaggagaaacacttCTCAGTTGCGACTTTTGTGACTATAGATGTGGTGACTCAAGTTCCTTAAAAAGACatctcagaacacatacaggagaagcACCTATCAGCTGCAActtttgtgactataaatgtactcaatcaagtaatttgaaaagacatctcagaacacatacaggagaaacacctttcatttgcgaattttgtgactataaatgtgctcgttcAAGTAGTTTAAAAATACatctcagaacacatacaggagaaacacctttccgCTGCAActtttgtgactataaatgtactCATTCCAGTAATTTGAAAAGacatctcaaaaaacatacaTGA